One Papaver somniferum cultivar HN1 chromosome 10, ASM357369v1, whole genome shotgun sequence genomic window carries:
- the LOC113319735 gene encoding uncharacterized protein LOC113319735, translated as MDLDDYDFCREQRLKSAEVDHCDTENEVYIYYPYSSEGESIPSDAEDESGEIPSMKPRRLFYEDGIAGCSSNVNGASGVEEKDSDDVKAEWVERNIRTYIDRRNGTKASTIRNKITSDHNIKVKYLIARRARIRCLEGIHGSFEESFRLLPELCKQIEDNNPGSIVYLSSSAKTNQFEGLCIAYRASLEGFKNECRPVIALESSPLQESLVVPFCRLLQSMQIMGCFLFPFTSAGVHVLIHGMNFFL; from the exons ATGGATCTCGATGATTATGATTTTTGTAGAGAGCAAAGGCTCAAGTCCGCTGAGGTGGACCATTGTGATACCGAGAATGAGGTATACATTTATTACCCTTATAGTTCAGAGGGCGAGAGTATCCCAAGCGACGCCGAAGACGAATCAGGGGAAATCCCATCCATGAAACCTAGAAGGCTATTCTATGAAGATGGAATCGCGGGATGCAGTTCAAATGTAAATGGTGCTTCAGGTGTCGAGGAAAAGGATAGTGATGATGTTAAAGCTGAATGGGTAGAAAGGAATATAAGGACCTATATTGATCGCCGCAACGGAACTAAGGCTTCAACAATTAGGAATAAGATTACGAGTGATCATAATATCAAGGTAAAATACTTGATTGCACGCCGTGCAAGGATTAGATGCCTTGAAGGCATTCATGGATCTTTTGAAGAAAGCTTCAG GTTATTACCTGAGCTATGCAAGCAGATTGAAGACAACAACCCGGGAAGCATTGTATATCTGAGCAGCAGCGCAAAGACTAACCAGTTTGAAGGTTTGTGCATAGCTTACAGAGCATCACTTGAAGGTTTCAAGAATGAGTGCAGACCCGTTATAGCATTAGAGAGCTCGCCACTCCAGGAAAGTTTGGTGGTGCCGTTCTGTCGGCTACTTCAGTCGATGCAGATAATGGGATGTTTCCTATTTCCGTTTACATCTGCAGGAGTACATGTTTTAATACATGGAATGAATTTCTTTCTATAA
- the LOC113318043 gene encoding uncharacterized protein LOC113318043 isoform X2 — translation MSSIRNQKAGPLSVHGCVIHLLYLFASHSNYFNQENKKFPRMARWTLKELTLKVDMKIAVSMLSKSLIEEGWSEEERRLTLESVIPDTGDMSPDRTIKLLKNQLIISQQLLAKREEAYSDLQSKESFDYDFVEFVRSRKQGLESLKSRGHRIPEDKYRSDLYEIFNRMKDTFTTSLEEDSDTENQDSEEDATKKKPRGRKLPSLDGNKLLHKMNEKDKMRISSFWKHATTMEVVFHYNVNAVLEAKVSVIVLGSTLKELLFDDLVDAQAIQFYTLRRRIRVASDRQNKAPKYRNCVYFDPYAWHVVCL, via the exons ATGTCGAGCATTAGAAATCAAAAGGCCGGTCCTCTGTCTGTACATGGATGTGTGATACATCTACtg TACTTGTTCGCATCACACTCGAACTACTTCaaccaagaaaacaaaaaattcccAAGGATGGCAAGATGGACATTAAAGGAACTTACTCTTAAAGTAGATATGAAGATAGCAGTGTCCATG CTATCTAAATCACTGATAGAAGAAGGTTGGTCAGAGGAAGAGAGAAGATTGACTCTTGAGTCTGTCATTCCTGACACCGGTGATATGAGCCCAGACAGAACGATTAAGTTGTtgaagaatcaattgataataTCTCAACAATTGTTGGCGAAGAGAGAAGAAGCATATTCTGATTTGCAATCTAAAGAGTCTTTTGATTACGATTTTGTTGAATTCGTCCGCTCGAGAAAGCAGGGGCTAGAGAGTCTAAAATCTCGTGGACACCGCATTCCAGAAGATAAATACAGGAGTGATCTATATGAAATTTTCAATCGCATGAAAGATACATTTACTACCTCGTTAGAAGAGGATTCTGATACTGAAAatcaagattctgaagaagatgctacTAAGAAGAAGCCGCGTGGTCGCAAACTTCCCAGCCTGGATGGGAATAAACTGCTTCACAAAATGAATGAAAAAGACAAAATGAGGATTTCCAGTTTCTGGAAACATGCTACTACAAT GGAAGTTGTTTTTCACTATAATGTCAATGCTGTTCTAGAGGCCAAGGTTTCAGTTATCGTTCTGGGTTCAACACTGAAAGAACTGCTATTTGATGACCTTGTCGACGCTCAAGCCATTCAGTTCTACACTTTGAGGAGGAGAATAAGAGTTGCATCAGACCGTCAGAACAAAGCTCCAAAGTACAGGAATTGTGTGTACTTTGATCCTTATGCATGG